A stretch of DNA from Acinetobacter sp. C26M:
AATCAATTATTGTTGAGTTATCAAAAAGAGAAAGATTTTGATGAAATTAAGCGAGAAGCATTAAAGGTCTATGATAAAAATTTAGAAGTAATGTATAAAGCATATGATGAATTAAAATTATTTCCTTTGTTTAGTGAACAATCTGGCATGATGCTTAAACAAGTTATTGATCAAAAAGAGGTATATGAAAAAAGTATAGATTTTATGCTTTCTATAATTAGAAAATATGCAGATAACGAAAAAATGTCTGAAATATTTAGGAATGAAGTAGGCGTTTATCCAAAGCATTTGAATAATATTAAAGCTCCTAATGTAATAGAGAAAATTTGGGGTTTATATAAAGAAAAAGAATGCTATAAAAACTTTAATATAAATGATTTCTGGACAATTACACTTAATGAAAAAATTAAGGGAAGAGAACTATATAATTATGAAAAAGTAAATATATTTTATAATATGATGAATTTTATTGGATTTGAACAAGATACTAAAATAGATCAAATTGACGGAATACAAAGATCCATGAGTGATTTTACTCACGCTCAAGTTGCATCCTTTTGTGATTTTTTCTTTACTCATGATAAAAGATTAGAAATAAAGACAAAAGCTATTTATGATTATTTAGGTATAAATACAAAGTTTGGTAGTATTAATTTAAGATAAAAAAAGCCCCTACATTAGTAGAGGCTTTTCTTGTCTAGCATTTAAGGTATTAAGACACTTTATCACCCGGTTTTGCGCCAGATTCAGGTGAAATCACCCAAACACCTTCACCATTACCAGCGGCAAGTACCATACCATTTGAAATACCAAAACGCATTTTACGAGGTGCAAGGTTAGCCACCATCACCACCAATTTGTCTTTTAGGTCTTCTGGCTGATAAAACTCACGAATACCGCTAAACACATTACGCGGTTCAGCTTCACCTACATCTAAAGTCAATTGCAGCAATTTATCAGAACCTTCAACTTTTGCAGCTTCCAATACTTTTGCTACACGAAGATCAATTTTCATGAAATCTTCAATACCAATGATTTCAGCTTCACCTACTTTTGGCTCAGGCTTCTTCTCGGCTTTCTTTTCTTTTTTCTTCTCTACTTTTGGCGCTTCTGCCGCAGCAGCTAAAGAATCTTTAGATGCATCGACCATTGCCGCAACAGCTTTGGCATCAACACGTTGCATCAATGGCTGGAATTGAGCAATTTCATGACCAACCAAGATCTGTTGACGTGATGCAAAGTCAAAGCTTTCAAGTTGTAAGAAGGCTTGAACTTGAGCCGCAAGCGTTGGCAATACAGGTGCCAAGTAAACTGCAAGTTGACGGAATAAGTTAATACCGACTGAACAAACATCATGTACTTGTTGTTCTTGGCCTTCTTGTTTCGCAAGTGCCCACGGTTTTTTCTCATCAATATACTGATTGGCACGGTCAGCCAATGCCATGATTTCACGGATTGCAGCCGAGAACTCACGTGCTTCATAGGCTTGTGCGATTGAATCACCCGCATCAATAAAGCTTTGAACCAATTCAGACTCTGCACATGTATTCGACAAAGTATTATTGAAGTTGGTGTTAATGAATTTTGCACAACGGCTGGCAATATTCACTACTTTACCCACAAGGTCAGAATTCACTTTCTGAACGAAGTCATCTAGGTTCAAATCTGAATCTTCAACTTTGTCAGACAGCTTAGACGCAAAGTAATAACGTAGATATTCAGGATTCAAATGTTCTAAATAGGTTTCAGCTTTAATGAAAGTACCGCGAGACTTCGACATCTTCTGACCATTGACCGTCAAGAAACCATTCACGAATAAACCTGATGGGGTACGGTAGTTGGCACCTTCAAGCATTGCAGGCCAGAACAGCGCATGGAAGTAAACGATGTCTTTACCGATGAAGTGATAGACTTCTTTATCGCTGTCTTTTTTCCAGAAATCATCAAAGCTTAAATCTGGACGTTTGGTTTTGATGTAGTTTTCAAAACTCGACATATAACCAATCGGTGCATCGACCCAAACATAGAAATATTTGTTTGGCGCATCTGGAATTTCAAAACCAAAATAAGGCGCATCACGCGAAATATCCCAATCTGATAAACCCGCCTCAAACCATTCATCGAGTTTGTTGGCAATCGAAACAGGCAAACGACCTTGGTCACGGGTCCATTTCTGTAAGTATTCTGAGAAATTCGGAAGTTTAAAGAAGTAGTGATCTGATGATTTTTCAACAGGAGTCGCACCGC
This window harbors:
- the metG gene encoding methionine--tRNA ligase — encoded protein: MRKILVTNALPYANGPIHMGHLLGYIQADIWVRAMRAMGHDVTYVCADDAHGTAIMLRAEANGISPEQQIANVQKEHIRDFDGFGVHFDHYDSTNSDENKARSEEIYIKNREAGNIAIRPVTQLFDPEKGMFLSDRFIKGTCPKCKSEDQYGDACEVCGTTYNATELENPRSTLSGATPVEKSSDHYFFKLPNFSEYLQKWTRDQGRLPVSIANKLDEWFEAGLSDWDISRDAPYFGFEIPDAPNKYFYVWVDAPIGYMSSFENYIKTKRPDLSFDDFWKKDSDKEVYHFIGKDIVYFHALFWPAMLEGANYRTPSGLFVNGFLTVNGQKMSKSRGTFIKAETYLEHLNPEYLRYYFASKLSDKVEDSDLNLDDFVQKVNSDLVGKVVNIASRCAKFINTNFNNTLSNTCAESELVQSFIDAGDSIAQAYEAREFSAAIREIMALADRANQYIDEKKPWALAKQEGQEQQVHDVCSVGINLFRQLAVYLAPVLPTLAAQVQAFLQLESFDFASRQQILVGHEIAQFQPLMQRVDAKAVAAMVDASKDSLAAAAEAPKVEKKKEKKAEKKPEPKVGEAEIIGIEDFMKIDLRVAKVLEAAKVEGSDKLLQLTLDVGEAEPRNVFSGIREFYQPEDLKDKLVVMVANLAPRKMRFGISNGMVLAAGNGEGVWVISPESGAKPGDKVS